The Kitasatospora sp. NBC_01287 genome contains a region encoding:
- a CDS encoding FAD-dependent monooxygenase codes for MNDHHPVIVVGGGIVGLTASLALSRLGVPSLLVEAHASTHAHPRARSVNARAMEVFRDLGVADAVRAAGAALAPAQGLYCGATLAEAIGPLQRRDSDESSADSASPPPLPGAQPSIFAPAAVARWSPTTGVRATLDVVEPVLLAAARKGPGELRFHTRCHLLEQDATGLRVRLEEVRTGAVREATADYLIAADGAGGGLRHQLGVSSTQGASHGHQLNVLFRADLHRFVQRREFSIVLIRRPDLHGMLTSIDNHSRWALHIRYDTAVERPEDYPAARCADLVRSALGLPAPDLRVLSVLPWEARERTLDRLRDGRVFFVGDAAHQMPPAGARGAGTGVADVHNLAWKLAAALDGRAGDRLLDSYHDERHPAAVRAVAASGANARDLTPDGAAAMAGRWAALESQGLGERYRSAAVLAGPEDPIEHGAEDLDGSPGTRVPHSWAPDGRSTVDLPDGGWILLGPACWQRAAAAHGLRHADPGPDIAARAALGGTGALLVRPDGHIAWRTREATADPAALLGGALAALPCAVRA; via the coding sequence GTGAACGACCACCACCCCGTCATCGTCGTGGGCGGCGGCATCGTCGGCCTGACCGCCTCCCTGGCGCTCTCCCGGCTCGGCGTGCCGTCCCTCCTGGTCGAGGCGCACGCCTCCACCCACGCCCACCCCCGGGCCCGCAGCGTCAACGCCCGGGCGATGGAGGTGTTCCGTGACCTCGGCGTGGCCGACGCCGTCCGCGCGGCCGGCGCGGCGCTGGCGCCCGCCCAGGGCCTGTACTGCGGCGCCACGCTCGCCGAAGCCATAGGTCCCTTGCAGCGCAGGGACTCTGACGAATCGTCAGCTGACAGCGCGTCACCGCCGCCCCTCCCCGGCGCCCAGCCCAGCATCTTCGCACCGGCGGCCGTCGCCCGCTGGAGCCCGACGACCGGCGTCCGGGCAACCCTCGATGTGGTCGAGCCGGTGCTGCTGGCGGCCGCCCGCAAGGGGCCGGGCGAACTGCGCTTCCACACCCGCTGCCACCTGCTGGAGCAGGACGCCACCGGCTTGCGGGTGCGGCTGGAGGAGGTCCGCACCGGGGCCGTCCGCGAGGCCACCGCCGACTACCTGATCGCGGCGGACGGAGCCGGGGGAGGCCTGCGCCACCAGCTGGGCGTCTCCTCCACCCAGGGCGCGAGCCACGGCCACCAGCTCAACGTGCTCTTCCGGGCCGATCTCCACCGATTCGTCCAGCGACGGGAGTTCAGCATCGTCCTGATCCGCCGCCCGGACCTGCACGGGATGCTCACCTCGATCGACAACCACTCCCGCTGGGCCCTCCACATCCGCTACGACACCGCGGTGGAGCGCCCCGAGGACTACCCCGCCGCCCGGTGCGCGGACCTGGTCCGTTCGGCGCTCGGCCTGCCGGCCCCCGACCTGCGGGTGCTCAGCGTGCTGCCGTGGGAGGCCCGCGAACGCACCCTGGACCGGCTGCGCGACGGTCGGGTCTTCTTCGTCGGTGACGCGGCGCACCAGATGCCGCCGGCCGGGGCGCGCGGCGCCGGCACCGGTGTCGCCGACGTCCACAACCTCGCCTGGAAGCTCGCCGCCGCGCTGGACGGCCGGGCCGGCGACCGCCTGCTCGACAGCTACCACGACGAGCGGCACCCGGCCGCCGTCCGCGCGGTGGCGGCCTCCGGTGCGAACGCCCGTGACCTGACCCCCGACGGCGCCGCCGCGATGGCCGGACGGTGGGCGGCCCTGGAGTCGCAGGGGCTGGGCGAGCGCTACCGCTCGGCGGCCGTGCTGGCCGGTCCCGAGGACCCGATCGAGCACGGTGCCGAGGACCTCGACGGGAGCCCCGGCACCCGCGTCCCCCACTCCTGGGCCCCTGACGGCCGCTCGACGGTCGACCTGCCGGACGGTGGATGGATCCTGCTCGGACCCGCCTGCTGGCAGCGGGCCGCCGCGGCCCACGGGCTGCGCCACGCCGACCCGGGACCCGACATCGCCGCCCGCGCCGCCCTGGGCGGCACCGGCGCCCTGCTGGTCCGGCCGGACGGCCACATCGCGTGGCGTACCCGGGAGGCGACGGCCGACCCCGCCGCCCTGCTCGGCGGCGCCCTGGCCGCCCTACCCTGCG
- a CDS encoding MFS transporter, with translation MPSFSPTPPPTPPPPPPSPRPTPVSVTGAQLLRPHLPPGVVVAIGCTAAFMVVMDGAIVNVALPAIRADLGLSATGQQWVVNAYLLTLGGFILLAARAGDLFGRRAVLRLGLVLFTGASMVGGLADSGATLLCARAVQGVGGSALATSTLGVIMAATQHDARARQRALSLWAAASSSAAALGVLVGGVLTQRAGWRWVMFVNVPVGIALIAAVSFCLRPAPPRTGPIGLDIPGALAVTTGVGALLYGISLAGEDGWGSPMTLGTLAAAAVLLALFVAVESRSSRPLVRLGVFRLPNLPAGNLVVLLLGATLTASLFLVSQVLQQILDYDALRAGLAMLPMGACLAIAALASRRLLAAGIRRLPCYGGLLGAAGLLWLSRVPLAADYRADLLGPVVLTGLGLGLMLMSAANAATAGVPPQDAGLASGLLNMSRQLGGALGLALLVSLTDAATRHGAGRRDPALAQLGGYHAALLAAAAFSALAALASLRLRGAAARQS, from the coding sequence ATGCCGTCATTCTCTCCAACCCCGCCTCCAACCCCGCCTCCGCCTCCACCCTCGCCGAGGCCGACCCCGGTATCGGTCACCGGTGCTCAGCTGCTCCGCCCGCACCTGCCGCCCGGCGTCGTCGTCGCGATCGGCTGCACCGCGGCCTTCATGGTCGTCATGGACGGCGCGATCGTGAACGTCGCCCTGCCGGCGATCCGCGCCGACCTGGGCCTGTCCGCCACCGGTCAGCAGTGGGTGGTCAACGCCTACCTGCTCACCCTCGGCGGTTTCATCCTGCTGGCGGCCCGGGCCGGCGACCTGTTCGGCCGGCGGGCCGTGCTGCGGCTGGGCCTCGTGCTGTTCACCGGGGCGAGCATGGTCGGCGGCCTCGCGGACAGCGGGGCGACGCTGCTCTGCGCACGGGCCGTCCAGGGCGTCGGCGGCTCCGCGCTGGCCACGTCCACGCTCGGCGTGATCATGGCGGCGACCCAGCACGACGCCCGGGCCCGGCAGCGGGCGCTCTCGCTCTGGGCGGCGGCGAGTTCGTCGGCGGCGGCGCTCGGGGTCCTGGTCGGCGGCGTGCTGACCCAGCGGGCCGGCTGGCGGTGGGTGATGTTCGTCAACGTCCCCGTGGGCATCGCGCTGATCGCCGCCGTCTCGTTCTGCCTGCGCCCGGCCCCGCCGCGCACCGGTCCGATCGGCCTGGACATCCCCGGTGCCCTCGCGGTCACCACCGGGGTCGGCGCCCTGCTCTACGGCATCTCCCTCGCGGGGGAGGACGGTTGGGGTTCACCGATGACCCTCGGGACGCTGGCCGCGGCCGCCGTGCTGCTCGCGTTGTTCGTCGCCGTCGAGTCCCGGAGCAGCCGGCCGCTGGTCCGGCTCGGGGTGTTCCGCCTGCCGAACCTGCCCGCGGGCAACCTGGTCGTGCTGCTGCTCGGCGCCACCCTGACCGCCTCGCTCTTCCTGGTCTCACAGGTCCTGCAGCAGATCCTGGACTACGACGCGCTGCGCGCCGGCCTGGCGATGCTGCCGATGGGCGCCTGCCTGGCGATCGCCGCCCTGGCCTCGCGCCGGCTGCTCGCCGCGGGCATCCGCCGGCTGCCCTGCTACGGCGGCCTGCTCGGGGCCGCCGGCCTGCTCTGGCTGAGCCGGGTGCCGCTCGCCGCCGACTACCGCGCCGACCTGCTCGGGCCGGTGGTGCTGACCGGGCTGGGCCTCGGTCTGATGCTGATGTCGGCCGCGAACGCGGCCACCGCCGGGGTGCCGCCCCAGGACGCGGGCCTGGCCTCCGGCCTGCTCAACATGTCCCGGCAGCTCGGCGGCGCACTCGGCCTCGCGCTGCTGGTGTCCCTCACCGACGCGGCGACCCGCCACGGGGCGGGCCGCCGCGATCCGGCGCTCGCCCAACTCGGCGGCTACCACGCGGCCCTGCTGGCGGCGGCGGCCTTCAGCGCGCTGGCCGCGCTGGCCTCGCTCCGCCTGCGCGGGGCCGCCGCCCGGCAGTCCTGA
- a CDS encoding TetR/AcrR family transcriptional regulator C-terminal domain-containing protein, with protein MRLHRPDVLNGAMALLDAEGLDGLTMRRLATVLDVRPSALYWHYRDKQALLEAIAEHLMAGVAEIDTEQPGIDQLAELARRLREALLSHRDGARVVSGTFVRQPDTLRTGEVAIRAALAAGIAPEHAALAFFTLQDYVLGHTIEEQSRADLIAERGREEAPGPQETEDFPAIGAAIGHWAAIEPDARFEYGLGLLLDGLRARLDRVAGGAGPTR; from the coding sequence ATGCGACTGCACCGTCCGGACGTGCTCAACGGCGCGATGGCCCTGCTCGACGCCGAGGGCCTGGACGGGCTGACCATGCGGCGCTTGGCCACCGTGCTGGACGTACGCCCCAGCGCGCTGTACTGGCACTACCGCGACAAGCAGGCGCTGCTGGAGGCCATCGCCGAGCACCTCATGGCGGGCGTAGCGGAGATCGACACCGAGCAACCGGGCATCGACCAACTCGCCGAGCTGGCAAGGCGGTTGCGGGAAGCGCTGCTGTCCCACCGGGACGGCGCCCGGGTCGTCTCCGGCACCTTCGTCCGGCAGCCCGACACGCTGCGCACCGGGGAGGTCGCGATCCGGGCCGCGCTGGCCGCGGGCATCGCCCCCGAGCACGCGGCGCTGGCGTTCTTCACGCTCCAGGACTACGTGCTGGGCCACACCATCGAGGAGCAGAGCCGCGCCGACCTCATCGCCGAGCGGGGCCGCGAGGAGGCGCCGGGACCGCAGGAGACCGAGGACTTCCCCGCCATCGGCGCGGCCATCGGCCACTGGGCGGCCATCGAACCCGACGCCCGCTTCGAATACGGGCTGGGGCTCCTCCTGGACGGGCTGCGCGCCCGGCTCGACCGCGTGGCGGGCGGCGCGGGCCCGACCCGCTGA
- the nadE gene encoding ammonia-dependent NAD(+) synthetase: MANLREQILAELGVKTVIEPKVEIRQRVDFLKDYLRSTPAKGYVLGISGGQDSTLTGRLCQLAAEELRAEGHEATFVAARLPYGVQADEHDAQIALGFIRPDRSIAVNVKPSADAVAAESALGLRELLGEEPKLRDFVRGNIKARERMVIQYSIAGQLNLLVVGTDHAAEAVTGFFTKFGDGGVDLTPLTGLTKRQGALLLQELGAPPSTWEKVPTADLEDDRPALPDEVALGLTYAQLDDYLEGAEVAPEVAAKVESVYLATRHKRTVPVTPLDSWWRG, encoded by the coding sequence ATGGCAAACCTCCGGGAGCAGATCCTCGCCGAGCTCGGCGTCAAGACGGTCATCGAGCCCAAGGTCGAAATCCGGCAACGGGTCGACTTCCTCAAGGACTACCTGCGGTCGACCCCGGCCAAGGGCTACGTGCTCGGGATCAGTGGCGGCCAGGACAGCACGCTGACCGGTAGGTTGTGCCAGCTCGCCGCCGAGGAGCTGCGGGCCGAGGGGCACGAGGCCACGTTCGTCGCGGCACGCCTGCCCTACGGCGTGCAGGCCGACGAGCACGACGCGCAGATCGCGCTGGGGTTCATCCGGCCCGACCGGTCGATCGCGGTGAACGTCAAGCCGAGCGCGGACGCCGTCGCCGCCGAGTCGGCGCTCGGCCTGCGGGAGCTGCTCGGCGAGGAGCCCAAACTGCGGGACTTCGTGCGCGGCAACATCAAGGCCCGTGAGCGCATGGTGATCCAGTACTCGATCGCCGGCCAGCTGAACCTGCTCGTGGTGGGCACCGATCACGCGGCCGAGGCGGTGACCGGCTTCTTCACCAAGTTCGGCGACGGCGGTGTCGACCTGACCCCGCTGACCGGCCTGACCAAGCGTCAGGGCGCGCTCTTGCTGCAGGAGTTGGGCGCGCCGCCGAGCACCTGGGAGAAGGTGCCGACCGCCGATCTGGAGGACGATCGGCCCGCGCTGCCCGACGAGGTGGCCCTGGGCCTGACCTACGCCCAGCTCGACGACTACCTCGAAGGTGCCGAGGTCGCGCCGGAGGTGGCGGCGAAGGTGGAGTCGGTCTACCTCGCGACCCGGCACAAGCGGACCGTTCCGGTCACCCCGCTGGACAGCTGGTGGCGGGGCTGA
- a CDS encoding NAD-dependent epimerase/dehydratase family protein encodes MRLLMLGGTSFVGRAIVADALRQGAEVTLFGRGLTGPELFPGVPRLIGDRDTGDYSALRDGSWDAVVDVSGYVPRQVGQAMAALGDRVGRYLFISSHAVYARTGLQPGSDEDTPRRPPVRDTEELDEDTYGPCKVACEDDVVARYGSRATIVRLGKVAGPHDVQNGLTYWVRRAARGGRVALPGSPEQPIQLVDSRDAARLVVRLLLDDRPGAFHAVGPAEPITMAELIATCARVAGTRVEVVPVPADAVSPFFPLIRPASLWATQQRSAARARAAGLPATPLAVTIADVLAWDRERGEPPLPFELSPAEEAELVAGVRA; translated from the coding sequence ATGCGACTTCTGATGCTTGGTGGTACCTCGTTCGTCGGCCGGGCGATCGTGGCGGACGCGCTGCGCCAGGGTGCCGAGGTGACCCTGTTCGGCCGGGGGCTGACCGGACCCGAGCTGTTCCCCGGCGTGCCCCGGCTGATCGGGGACCGGGACACCGGGGACTACTCGGCTCTGCGCGACGGCAGTTGGGACGCGGTCGTGGACGTCAGCGGGTACGTCCCGCGCCAGGTCGGGCAGGCGATGGCGGCGCTCGGCGACCGGGTCGGCCGGTACCTGTTCATCTCCAGCCACGCGGTGTACGCCCGGACGGGCCTGCAGCCGGGATCGGACGAGGACACCCCGCGCCGGCCGCCGGTGCGCGACACCGAGGAACTCGACGAGGACACCTACGGGCCGTGCAAGGTGGCCTGCGAGGACGACGTGGTGGCCCGGTACGGCTCGCGGGCGACGATCGTGCGGCTGGGAAAGGTCGCCGGGCCGCACGACGTGCAGAACGGGCTGACGTACTGGGTCCGCCGGGCCGCGCGCGGCGGCCGGGTGGCCCTGCCGGGCAGCCCCGAGCAACCGATCCAGCTGGTCGACTCGCGCGACGCCGCGCGCCTGGTGGTGCGGCTGCTGCTGGACGACAGGCCCGGCGCCTTCCACGCCGTCGGCCCGGCCGAGCCGATCACCATGGCGGAGTTGATCGCCACCTGTGCGCGAGTGGCGGGCACCCGGGTCGAGGTCGTTCCGGTCCCGGCCGACGCGGTGTCACCGTTCTTCCCGCTGATCCGCCCCGCGTCGCTCTGGGCCACCCAGCAGCGCAGCGCGGCACGCGCCCGCGCCGCCGGCCTGCCCGCGACCCCGCTGGCGGTGACCATCGCCGACGTGCTGGCCTGGGACCGCGAGCGCGGCGAGCCGCCGCTGCCGTTCGAGCTCTCCCCGGCCGAGGAGGCGGAGCTGGTCGCCGGTGTCCGGGCCTGA
- a CDS encoding NUDIX domain-containing protein — protein sequence MTAGLDTPDRRGRTGLDRHGRELTGNPRVLVRDVEVLSCDWYVLRRTTFDYQHGDGHWSREQRETYDRGDGATVLLHDTARRTVLLTRQFRLPAYVNGHPDGMLLETAAGLLDGDSPEEAIRREAAEETGHEVGAVERVFELYMSPGSVTERLHFFAAPYTPATATAAGGGVAAEGEDITTVELPFAEALDMIRDGRIADAKTVLLLQWAALNGPFSSR from the coding sequence GTGACCGCCGGCCTCGACACCCCCGACCGCCGCGGGCGCACCGGCCTGGACCGGCACGGCCGCGAACTGACGGGCAACCCAAGGGTGCTGGTGCGCGACGTGGAGGTGCTCTCCTGCGACTGGTACGTGCTGCGCAGGACCACCTTCGACTACCAGCACGGCGACGGCCACTGGAGCCGCGAGCAGCGCGAGACCTACGACCGCGGCGACGGGGCCACCGTGCTGCTCCACGACACCGCCCGCCGCACGGTGCTGCTCACCCGCCAGTTCCGGCTCCCCGCCTACGTCAACGGACACCCCGACGGGATGCTCCTCGAAACCGCGGCCGGGCTGCTGGACGGCGACAGCCCCGAGGAGGCCATCCGCCGGGAGGCGGCCGAGGAGACCGGGCACGAGGTGGGCGCGGTCGAGCGGGTCTTCGAGCTCTACATGAGCCCCGGTTCGGTCACCGAGCGCCTGCACTTCTTCGCCGCCCCCTACACCCCGGCGACCGCCACCGCCGCGGGCGGCGGGGTGGCCGCCGAGGGCGAGGACATCACCACCGTGGAACTGCCCTTCGCCGAGGCGCTGGACATGATCCGCGACGGGCGGATCGCCGATGCCAAGACCGTGCTCCTGCTCCAATGGGCGGCCCTGAACGGCCCGTTCAGCAGTCGGTAG
- a CDS encoding DUF4406 domain-containing protein — translation MPAVPRPLMILVAGPYRSGTGDDPVKLDANVRAMNQAALALFRAGHLPVTGEALALPLLETAGSSSPGDALFEEIFHPVAELLLSRCDAVLRIGGPSQGADRMVALARAQHKLVCTGLDDVPAAR, via the coding sequence GTGCCCGCTGTCCCCCGCCCCCTGATGATCCTCGTCGCCGGCCCCTACCGGTCCGGAACGGGCGACGACCCCGTCAAGCTCGACGCGAACGTGCGGGCGATGAACCAGGCCGCCCTGGCCCTGTTCCGCGCCGGCCACCTGCCGGTCACCGGCGAGGCGCTCGCCCTGCCGCTGCTGGAGACCGCCGGCAGCAGCTCCCCGGGCGACGCGCTCTTCGAGGAGATCTTCCACCCCGTCGCCGAACTCCTGCTGTCGCGCTGCGACGCGGTGCTGCGCATCGGCGGCCCCTCCCAGGGGGCGGACCGGATGGTCGCGCTGGCCCGCGCGCAGCACAAGCTCGTCTGCACCGGGCTCGACGACGTGCCGGCCGCCCGGTGA
- a CDS encoding DeoR/GlpR family DNA-binding transcription regulator yields the protein MGVANRLDLTLRLVQGADRISVSELSQRLGVSEMTVRRDLDALERQGLVRRVHGGAVATRAREEGSGFAAREPWQAATKDRLGAAVAALVEPGSRVLLDAGTTTVHVAEHLAARAPLTVAVLSLQAATRLADRPGIDLLIVGGRSRPGEHSFVGPLALRTLESLAFDRFVMSIGGVHAEHGWSEFSLDDAAVKQAGLAQAAATVAVADATKLGVRAFSQVAELGAVDTFVTDAAAADDATHPAGPRTLQALREAGVDTLLA from the coding sequence ATGGGTGTCGCCAACCGTCTGGACCTGACCCTGCGACTGGTGCAGGGCGCCGACCGGATCTCCGTGTCGGAGCTCTCGCAGCGCCTGGGGGTCTCCGAGATGACCGTGCGCCGGGACCTGGACGCGCTGGAGCGCCAGGGCCTGGTCCGCCGGGTGCACGGTGGCGCGGTCGCCACCCGCGCCCGCGAGGAGGGCTCGGGCTTCGCCGCCCGCGAGCCCTGGCAGGCCGCGACGAAGGACCGCCTCGGCGCGGCCGTGGCCGCGCTGGTGGAGCCCGGCTCGCGGGTGCTGCTGGACGCCGGGACCACCACCGTGCACGTCGCGGAGCACCTGGCCGCCAGGGCGCCGCTGACGGTGGCCGTGCTCAGCCTGCAGGCGGCGACGCGCCTGGCGGACCGGCCCGGGATCGACCTCCTGATCGTGGGGGGACGCTCCCGTCCGGGGGAGCACTCCTTCGTCGGCCCGCTGGCCCTGCGCACGCTGGAATCCCTGGCCTTCGACCGCTTCGTGATGTCCATCGGCGGTGTGCACGCCGAGCACGGCTGGTCGGAGTTCTCGCTGGACGACGCGGCGGTCAAGCAGGCCGGCCTCGCCCAGGCCGCGGCCACCGTCGCGGTGGCGGACGCCACCAAGCTCGGGGTCCGCGCGTTCAGCCAGGTCGCCGAGCTCGGGGCGGTGGACACCTTCGTCACCGATGCCGCCGCCGCCGACGACGCGACCCACCCGGCCGGCCCACGGACCCTGCAGGCCCTGCGCGAAGCGGGCGTCGACACCCTGCTGGCCTGA
- a CDS encoding nuclear transport factor 2 family protein: protein MDDNITAPIDRMLAERACERIIVDFIHRLDLGEPGSVAELFTPDGSWHWPHGDRRIEGREALRAYFASRPADRLSRRLMTNVLVTVESATSARAVSYLTTYRVDGYVGGMIEPRLPANVGHYEDTFRTVDGRWYLATRTVFLPFGTDTERLPTGTAPRIRST from the coding sequence ATGGACGACAACATCACTGCCCCGATCGACCGGATGCTCGCGGAACGCGCCTGTGAGCGGATCATCGTGGACTTCATCCACCGCCTCGACCTCGGCGAGCCGGGCTCGGTGGCCGAGCTGTTCACGCCCGACGGCAGCTGGCACTGGCCCCACGGCGACCGCCGCATCGAGGGCCGTGAGGCTCTGCGGGCCTACTTCGCGTCGCGCCCCGCGGACCGGCTCTCGCGCCGCCTGATGACGAACGTCCTGGTCACGGTCGAGTCCGCGACGAGCGCCCGTGCGGTGTCGTACCTGACGACGTACCGGGTCGACGGCTACGTCGGCGGCATGATCGAGCCCCGCCTGCCGGCCAACGTGGGCCACTACGAGGACACCTTCCGCACCGTCGACGGCCGCTGGTACCTCGCCACCCGCACTGTCTTCCTGCCCTTCGGCACCGACACGGAGCGGCTTCCCACCGGGACCGCCCCCCGCATCCGAAGCACCTGA
- a CDS encoding NAD(P)/FAD-dependent oxidoreductase: MHREPTGPRSNRSLPGATPPGGGNRAGLPDPLRAVFSAIGEARRRRMPVAEVAGERAERAAHHLSRRQVLGAAGAIAATVPTGLLTPSRAAAATTAAAPRVVVVGAGLAGLRCAHQLWNRAKPVAATVYEADTTHVGGRCWSLRGFFAGGQVAEHGGSFISSTDKAVLSLANSLGLQREYANGGALDTGDYAAWINGALYNSDQQQSDWTAEAFNAFSASYQAIGTPRYNNHTAEALRLDQLSCLDYLAEIGLPAGSALGQLIQSIQLQSGGEPGQSSALNMISFLGASSTFDDGSGFDEKYHLVGGNDQLVSGMVGQLPAGAVQQGYQLIALARNGDGSYTCTFDHGGSTVQVPADHVVLALPFSTLRNVDLSRAGLSALKLTAIGQQGMGQNAKLVTQLTKKTWPALGYNGISNTGPLGYQTAWDGSVNLGAAGAPALLVNFPGGEAARTGLTGAAHGPAPAADVNAFLAQIERVFPGTTAAYNGRAYEDHWSLDPWHLGAYHYYRTGQYTSFAGYEAVQEGRIHFAGEHTDVDNATLNAAVASGVRVAGEITAQI, from the coding sequence ATGCACCGCGAACCCACCGGCCCGCGCTCGAACCGCTCCCTGCCCGGCGCCACGCCGCCCGGCGGCGGGAACCGGGCGGGCCTGCCCGATCCGCTGCGCGCGGTCTTCTCCGCCATCGGCGAGGCGCGCCGCCGCCGGATGCCCGTCGCGGAGGTCGCCGGCGAGCGGGCCGAGCGGGCGGCGCACCACCTGAGCCGCCGTCAGGTCCTGGGCGCCGCCGGTGCGATCGCGGCCACCGTGCCCACCGGCCTGCTCACCCCCTCCCGGGCCGCCGCGGCAACCACCGCCGCCGCGCCCCGGGTGGTGGTCGTCGGAGCGGGTCTGGCCGGCCTGCGCTGCGCCCACCAGCTGTGGAACCGGGCCAAGCCGGTCGCCGCCACGGTCTACGAGGCGGACACCACCCACGTGGGCGGCCGATGCTGGTCGCTGCGCGGCTTCTTCGCCGGCGGCCAGGTCGCCGAGCACGGCGGGTCCTTCATCAGCTCGACCGACAAGGCGGTGCTCAGCCTGGCCAACAGCCTGGGCCTGCAGCGCGAGTACGCGAACGGCGGCGCGCTGGACACCGGCGACTACGCCGCCTGGATCAACGGCGCGCTCTACAACAGCGACCAGCAGCAGAGCGACTGGACCGCCGAGGCGTTCAACGCCTTCAGCGCCTCGTACCAGGCGATCGGCACACCGCGCTACAACAACCACACCGCGGAGGCGCTGCGGCTCGACCAGCTCTCCTGCCTGGACTACCTCGCCGAGATCGGCCTGCCGGCCGGCTCCGCGCTCGGCCAGCTGATCCAGTCCATCCAGCTGCAGTCGGGTGGCGAGCCCGGGCAGTCCTCCGCGCTGAACATGATCAGTTTCCTGGGGGCGTCCAGCACCTTCGACGACGGGAGCGGGTTCGACGAGAAGTACCACCTGGTCGGCGGCAACGACCAGTTGGTCAGCGGCATGGTCGGGCAGCTGCCGGCCGGTGCCGTCCAGCAGGGCTACCAGCTGATCGCCCTGGCGCGCAACGGCGACGGCAGCTACACCTGCACCTTCGACCACGGCGGCAGCACCGTCCAGGTCCCCGCCGACCACGTGGTGCTGGCGCTGCCGTTCAGCACGCTGCGCAACGTCGACCTCTCCCGGGCCGGCCTCTCGGCGCTGAAGCTGACCGCGATCGGGCAGCAGGGAATGGGCCAGAACGCCAAGCTGGTCACCCAGTTGACGAAGAAGACCTGGCCCGCGCTCGGCTACAACGGCATCTCCAACACCGGGCCGCTCGGCTACCAGACCGCCTGGGACGGCTCGGTCAACCTCGGCGCGGCCGGCGCGCCGGCCCTGCTGGTCAACTTCCCCGGCGGCGAGGCCGCCCGCACCGGCCTGACGGGCGCGGCGCACGGCCCGGCCCCGGCCGCCGACGTCAACGCGTTCCTGGCGCAGATCGAACGGGTCTTCCCCGGCACCACGGCCGCCTACAACGGCCGGGCCTACGAGGACCACTGGTCCCTCGACCCCTGGCACCTGGGCGCCTACCACTACTACCGGACCGGCCAGTACACCTCGTTCGCCGGCTACGAGGCGGTCCAGGAGGGCCGGATCCACTTCGCCGGCGAGCACACCGACGTCGACAACGCCACCCTCAACGCCGCGGTGGCCTCCGGGGTCCGGGTGGCGGGCGAGATCACCGCGCAGATCTGA
- a CDS encoding TetR/AcrR family transcriptional regulator — MEKPPVTPARSKRTGSQLTPEAIIEASLRIAARGSADAFTVRRLGEELGADPTAVYRHFRDKDELLLSVADRTLGEVLDSIPEGLDWKGRLRALAAGSLAVALKYPAVSSIMASRTTRRANEFRVVELILGAVMEAGLDGAEAAVHYRMVGDSLLAYVGQRAAYLLFDPEVRAADESSWSREYRLVDARGFPNITRLGQELAEVTHDQVYQARVEALITAIEQRAKAVRGA, encoded by the coding sequence ATGGAGAAACCACCTGTAACTCCCGCCCGCAGCAAGCGCACGGGATCCCAGCTCACGCCCGAGGCGATCATCGAGGCGAGTCTGCGGATCGCCGCCCGGGGCAGTGCCGACGCCTTCACGGTCCGCCGCCTCGGTGAGGAGCTGGGCGCCGACCCGACCGCGGTCTACCGGCACTTCCGCGACAAGGACGAGCTGCTGCTCTCCGTCGCCGACCGGACCCTGGGCGAGGTGCTCGACAGCATCCCCGAGGGGCTCGACTGGAAGGGGCGGCTGCGGGCGCTGGCCGCCGGCTCGCTGGCGGTCGCGCTCAAGTACCCCGCCGTCAGCTCGATCATGGCCAGCCGGACCACCAGGCGCGCCAACGAGTTCCGCGTCGTCGAGCTCATCCTCGGCGCCGTCATGGAGGCGGGGCTGGACGGCGCGGAGGCGGCCGTCCACTACCGGATGGTCGGGGACTCGCTGCTGGCCTACGTCGGCCAGCGGGCCGCCTACCTGCTCTTCGACCCGGAGGTGCGGGCCGCCGACGAGTCGTCATGGAGCCGCGAGTACCGGCTGGTGGACGCCCGCGGCTTCCCGAACATCACCCGGCTGGGCCAGGAACTGGCCGAGGTCACCCACGACCAGGTCTACCAGGCCAGGGTCGAGGCGCTGATCACCGCGATCGAGCAGCGGGCCAAGGCCGTTCGGGGGGCGTGA